From the genome of Lutra lutra chromosome 8, mLutLut1.2, whole genome shotgun sequence:
GAGTAGTTATGGTCAGTTATGGAGAATAACCAGGAAACTCATCCCAAAAGGGGTGGTGAATTGGtttctgataaaataaattttaaaatagaagaggaagatggTGTTCGCATCCCTAATCACAGTTTGGAAGGAGTGGCGTTTAAGAGTGAGCAGGACAGGCCCGGGacggagggaggtggggagcagacaGAGTCGAGGGAGGCGGGCGGGGGCTGCGAGCCCCCCGGGCAGTGCCTCCCTGCCGACCAGGAGGAGGAGTACGGGGCTCTGTTCTCCCAGTACAGCAGCACGCTGTACGATGTGGCCATGGAGGCCATGACGCAGAGCCTCCTCTCGGGCCGGGGCGCGGGCTCCAGGAAGAAGTCGCCGGCCTGGAAGCATTTCTTCATCTCCCCGCGGGACAGCACGAAAGCCATCTGCACGTACTGCATGAAGGAGTTCAGCCGAGGGAAGAACGAGAAGGACCTGAGCACCAGCTGCCTCATGAGGCACGTGAGGAGGGCGCACCCCACCGTGCTGGGCCAGGAGAACGGCGGCGGGcaggccctgccctccctgtCGCCCCCGCCCCTGCGGCTGCCGCCACAGCCCGCCGACGCGGGGGACCTGGGCACCGCGCTCTCGCCCCTCAAGCTCGCCCCAAAGTTGGCGTCCAAGGTCCCATCCCCCGACGACGTGACAGAGGAGCCTGTGGTCTCCGAAGACGTCCCCGCTGACACATCTGCCCCTGACAGGTACGGGCGGGAGGAGGCCCTGGGGGGGCCGCCGCACCTGCCCCCGCTGCCGGGCGAGGAGCGTGTGGAGAACGGGCTGGAGAGAAACCCCACGCTCCCCAAGGGCACGTCCGGGTCCCGCAGGCGGTCGGCTGTGTGGAAGCACTTCTACCTGTCGCCACTGGACAACTCCAAGGCCGTGTGCGTCCACTGCATGAACGAGTTCAGCCGGGGCAAGAACGGGAAGGACCTGGGCACCAGCTGCCTCATCAGGCACATGTGGCGGGCGCACCGCTCCATCGTGCTGCAGGAGAACGGCGGGGGCTCGGGCATCCCGCCCCCCTACGCCGCGCCCCCCACGCTGCTGCCCGCCCTGCCGCCTCCCGATGGAGACCCGAGCTCCGTGGCATCCTCGCCCGGGAAGCCGGCCCGGGCGTCCCCCTCGGCGTCCTCCTCGCCAGACCGGCTGCCCGAGGAGCTGCAGGTGCGTCTGAGCGCCGGAGACGCGCTGGCGGAGGACACGGCGCTGTCCTCGGACGACGTGGGCGAGGCCTCGCTGGCATCCTCCCCCGAGAAGCCCCAGGCTGGTGGCCTGAGCCCCGGCCTGCTGGACTGTGGCGCTGGGTCCCAGCAGAACAGGAAGGTGATGAAGAGGCTCAAGTCCGAGGTGTGGCAGCACTTCTCACTGGCCCCCACGGACAGCCTCAAGGCCGTGTGCAGACACTGCGCCTGCGTCATCAGCCGGGGCCGCAGGGGCGACGTGGGCACCAGCTGTCTGATGCGGCACCTGTACCGCCGGCACGCGGACGTCGTGGGCGCCCCGAAGAGCGCACTGGGCGCCAGCCTGGCCAACTCTCCCTACGCCACGCTGGCCTCCGCGGAAGGCGCCTCCTCCAGATTGACTGACCTGCCTACCGTGGTCACGAGAGATGACCCGGTCCTCTTTCCCGTGAGCAGCAAGAAGACCTCCAAGCTGTGGAAccacttctccatctgccccGCGGACCCCACGAAGGTCGTGTGCCTGCACTGCGGCCGCACCATCAGCAGGGGCAGGAAGCCCGCCGGCCTGGGCACCAGCTGCCTCCTGCGCCACCTGCAGCGCTTCCACAGCGGCGCGCTCAAGGCCGACGCGCCCCGGGCCGCCCGGGCTTCCTCACCCGGCCCGCGGGGGCCCCTGAGCGCCCACCTGCCGGGAGCCGCCTCCTTCGAAGACCCCAACGAGAAGTTCTACGATTCTCATCCCGTTGCCAAAAAAATCACGAGCCTCATAGCTGAGATGATTGCGCTTGACCTCCAGCCCTACTCCTTCGTCGACAACGTCGGCTTTCACAGGCTGCTCGGACACTTGAAACCTCAATACTCCGTGCCCTCCCCGGCCTACTTCTCGGGGACGGCCATCCCAGGGATGTACAATAACGTGAAGCAGATAGTCCTGTCGCAGCTGAAGAGGCGGAGAGTGGCGTGGTCCACTTCACGTCCGGGATCTGGATGAGCACCCAGACCCGCGAGTACCTGACGCTCACCGCCCACTGGGTCACCTTCGCGTCGTCGGCCCGGCCGTACCGCGAGGACCACCACGGCTCGGCCCTGCTGGACGTGTCGCAGGTGGACTGCGACTACAGCGGCAGCAGCATCCGGAAGCAGCTAGAGGGCTGGTGGGAGGCCTGGGTGACGTCCACTGGCCTGCAGGTGGGCATCACGGTCACCGACAACCCGAGCATCGGGAAGACGCTGAGCGAGGGGGACCGGGCCAGTGTGCAGTGCTTCAGCCACACTGTCAGCCTGGTGGTCAGCGAGGCCCTCAAGAGCCAGCGCATGGTGCAGAGCCTGCTGAGCACCGCGCGGAAGCTGTGCGAGCGGGTGCAGCGCTCGCCCCGGGCCAAGGAGAAGCTGGCAGAGCTGCAGAGGGCGTACGGGCTGCCGCCGCACCACCTCCTACAGGACGTCCCGTCCAAGTGGAGCACGTCCTTCCACATGCTGGAGCGGCTCGTCGAGCAGAAGCGGGCCGTCAACGAGGTGTCGGTCGAGTGCAGCTTCCGGGAGCTCATCAGCTGCGACCAGTGGGAGGTGATGGAGTCCGTGTGCCACGCGCTGAAGCCCTTCGACGCGGCCAGCCGGGAAATGAGCGCGCACGCGTCCACGCTCAGCCAGGTCATCCCCATG
Proteins encoded in this window:
- the ZBED4 gene encoding LOW QUALITY PROTEIN: zinc finger BED domain-containing protein 4 (The sequence of the model RefSeq protein was modified relative to this genomic sequence to represent the inferred CDS: inserted 1 base in 1 codon), with the translated sequence MENNQETHPKRGGELVSDKINFKIEEEDGVRIPNHSLEGVAFKSEQDRPGTEGGGEQTESREAGGGCEPPGQCLPADQEEEYGALFSQYSSTLYDVAMEAMTQSLLSGRGAGSRKKSPAWKHFFISPRDSTKAICTYCMKEFSRGKNEKDLSTSCLMRHVRRAHPTVLGQENGGGQALPSLSPPPLRLPPQPADAGDLGTALSPLKLAPKLASKVPSPDDVTEEPVVSEDVPADTSAPDRYGREEALGGPPHLPPLPGEERVENGLERNPTLPKGTSGSRRRSAVWKHFYLSPLDNSKAVCVHCMNEFSRGKNGKDLGTSCLIRHMWRAHRSIVLQENGGGSGIPPPYAAPPTLLPALPPPDGDPSSVASSPGKPARASPSASSSPDRLPEELQVRLSAGDALAEDTALSSDDVGEASLASSPEKPQAGGLSPGLLDCGAGSQQNRKVMKRLKSEVWQHFSLAPTDSLKAVCRHCACVISRGRRGDVGTSCLMRHLYRRHADVVGAPKSALGASLANSPYATLASAEGASSRLTDLPTVVTRDDPVLFPVSSKKTSKLWNHFSICPADPTKVVCLHCGRTISRGRKPAGLGTSCLLRHLQRFHSGALKADAPRAARASSPGPRGPLSAHLPGAASFEDPNEKFYDSHPVAKKITSLIAEMIALDLQPYSFVDNVGFHRLLGHLKPQYSVPSPAYFSGTAIPGMYNNVKQIVLSQLXEAESGVVHFTSGIWMSTQTREYLTLTAHWVTFASSARPYREDHHGSALLDVSQVDCDYSGSSIRKQLEGWWEAWVTSTGLQVGITVTDNPSIGKTLSEGDRASVQCFSHTVSLVVSEALKSQRMVQSLLSTARKLCERVQRSPRAKEKLAELQRAYGLPPHHLLQDVPSKWSTSFHMLERLVEQKRAVNEVSVECSFRELISCDQWEVMESVCHALKPFDAASREMSAHASTLSQVIPMIHILNRKIEMLFEETMGIDTMLKSLKEAMVSRLAATLRDPRYILATLLDPRYKASLFSEEEAEQYTRDLIRELEALNPTSDNTPVPNGCDAGAPSQGAVGEENLWSLMAKMTKKGPREKTKVPEDMVLAYLEEEVLEHGCDPLTYWNLKKAAWPGLAALAVRFLGCPPSIVPSERLFNTPTENGSFGQSRLMMEHFEKLIFLKVNLPLIYFQY